The Echeneis naucrates chromosome 10, fEcheNa1.1, whole genome shotgun sequence genome has a window encoding:
- the LOC115050213 gene encoding transmembrane protein 182-like, which translates to MRVGAAALAGGIFGAVATLCFFLAFATDYWLVASDNCGPYTQPTQTPQTGEKDANRTEVMAMGVVTVPPSSLTLHHEGFFWRCVFQVEPTTHAVLATLFTNQPESKVCIHGYLFPLPVALGPVPHPSYDATAVFRGFWTLLIILGLVSALAGGFLLLCGVPFISHKLYKLGGGLLVAAACLVLFLLLLFVLWMEVVDVRRYILQERGEACPDAKVSVLYGLSFMVAAAGVPLELVSGLVFMMVGRALHASK; encoded by the exons ATGAGGGTGGGAGCTGCAGCCTTGGCTGGGGGGATTTTTGGGGCGGTAGCAACCCTGTGTTTCTTCCTGGCCTTTGCTACAGACTACTGGCTGGTGGCCAGTGACAACTGTGGACCATACACACAGCCAACGCAAACACCCCAGACAGGAGAAAAAGACGCCAATCGGACTGAG GTCATGGCCATGGGTGTAGTCACCGTTCCTCCTTCATCTCTCACGCTCCACCATGAGGGTTTCTTCTGGcgctgtgtgtttcaggtggaGCCCACAACGCATGCAGTCCTGGCCACTCTCTTCA CAAACCAGCCAGAGTCCAAGGTGTGTATCCATGGTTACCTCTTCCCTCTGCCTGTTGCACTTGGACCAGTGCCTCATCCCAGTTATGATGCGACAGCAG TGTTTCGGGGTTTCTGGACCCTGCTGATAATCCTTGGGCTGGTCTCAGCTCTGGCTGGAGGCTTCCTCTTGCTCTGTGGTGTCCCCTTCATCAGCCACAAACTCTACAAGTTGGGTGGAGGCCTCCTTGTTGCTGCTG CTTGCTTGGTCCTGTTCTTGCTGCTTCTGTTTGTGCTATGGATGGAGGTGGTGGATGTGAGGCGCTACATcctgcaggagagaggagaggcgtGTCCAGATGCCAAGGTTTCAGTGCTCTATGGGTTGTCATTCATGGTGGCGGCAGCTGGCGTGCCTCTGGAGCTTGTGTCTGGGTTGGTCTTCATGATGGTGGGTCGGGCGCTGCATGCCAGCAAGTGA
- the LOC115050482 gene encoding sodium/hydrogen exchanger 2-like — MAALWTLSLLLSAYPGCLGLTPPAELPQPHNQPPLLGFNSSSGGLSMDLPVALRVFSMDYHHVQAPFEIVLWIMLASLAKLGFHWSGRVPAVVPESCLLIMVGLLVGGVIYGVRHSAPPTLSANSFFLFLLPPIVLDAGYFLPGRLFFENLGTILWYAVLGTLWNVLGIGLSLYGVCLLAQSSLGDVSLLHCLLFGSLIAAVDPVAVLSVFQEMHVNDQLHILVFGESLLNDAVTVVLYKLFESFLRLPSVSGVDVLLGGCRVVMVGLGGLCVGLFFGLVAALTSRFTSRAQVIAPLFVFLYSYLSYLTSEMLHLSGIMAIVTCAVTMKQYVEANVSERSNTSIQYFLKMWSSVSETLIFIFLGVSTIQDVHMWSWPFVCSTLLLCLVWRATGVLLLTAVVNKFRRNAVTFRDQFIIAYGGLRGAICFSLVFLIDDFPKKRLFITTTIVVILFTVFVQGMTIKPLVELLDVKRKKRALPTVSEEIHSRLIDHLLAGIEDVVGYWGQHYWKDKFEQFNKKYLRRFLIHEDHQARSSILRVYQELERREQRGDEEAPPIVDPHSNSRPLLPEEMDSIRRILSRNLQNFNNKQTPAYSRHTLHQDATKDKIRRPLYRHQSLGERYTYDTITHWSQAFYFVALEATLASLFSPVCSMSSRPILQDCMVPAASAQAQQVDRKTSSTREDRISPQHQIPMGRAPKKHLSFFLENEK, encoded by the exons ATGGCTGCTCTGTGgactctctctctgcttctctcagCCTACCCGGGGTGTTTGGGCCTGACCCCCCCTGCTGAGCTTCCTCAGCCCCACAACCAACCACCCTTGCTGggcttcaacagcagcagtggtggcCTGTCCATGGATCTGCCCGTGGCTCTGAGGGTTTTCAGCATGGACTACCATCATGTGCAGGCTCCCTTTGAGATCGTGCTGTGGATTATGTTGGCCTCACTGGCCAAGTTGG GTTTTCACTGGTCCGGTCGAGTCCCTGCAGTCGTCCCAGAGAGCTGCCTCCTCATCATGGTGGGCCTCCTGGTAGGAGGCGTGATATACGGTGTCCGGCACTCTGCTCCCCCAACTCTCAGCGCCaattctttcttcctctttctgctccCCCCGATTGTCTTGGATGCAGGATACTTCCTGCCAGGGAGGCTGTTCTTTGAAAATCTCGGTACCATCCTGTG GTATGCAGTGTTGGGAACCTTATGGAACGTCCTGGGCATCGGCCTGTCTCTGTACGGCGTCTGCCTGTTGGCTCAGAGCTCTCTGGGAGATGTCTCTCTGCTTCACTGCCTGCTGTTTGGCTCTCTGATTGCTGCTGTTGACCCCGTGGCCGTGCTCTCCGTCTTCCAGGAGATGCATGTGAATGACCAGCTGCATATCTTGGTGTTCGGCGAGTCGCTGCTCAATGATGCTGTAACTGTG GTGCTCTACAAGCTGTTTGAGTCCTTCCTCCGTCTACCATCAGTATCAGGGGTGGATGTGTTGCTGGGCGGCTGcagggtggtgatggtgggcCTCGGCGGCCTGTGTGTGGGCCTCTTCTTTGGCCTGGTGGCAGCCCTTACCTCACGGTTCACCTCCAGGGCTCAGGTCATTGCCCCACTCTTCGTCTTTCTCTACTCCTACCTGTCCTACCTGACCTCAGAGATGCTTCACCTCTCTGGTATCATGGC CATTGTGACCTGTGCTGTCACTATGAAACAATACGTGGAGGCTAATGTGTCTGAGCGCAGCAACACCAGCATCCAGTACTTCCTGAAGATGTGGAGCAGCGTGAGTGAAACCTTAATCTTCATCTTCCTGGGCGTGTCCACCATACAGGATGTCCACATGTGGAGCTGGCCCTTTGTCTGCTCcacactgctgctctgccttGTATGGAGGGCAACAG GTGTTCTGTTGCTGACTGCTGTGGTGAACAAGTTTCGGAGGAATGCTGTGACCTTTAGGGATCAGTTCATTATCGCCTACGGTGGCCTGAGGGGGGCAATCTGTTTCTCCCTGGTCTTCCTCATTGATGACTTCCCAAAGAAAAGACTCTTCATCACAACCACCATTGTCGTCATTCTCTTCACGGTTTTTGTACAG GGGATGACCATCAAACCTCTGGTAGAGCTGCTGGatgtgaagaggaagaagcGAGCTCTGCCAACTGTCAGTGAGGAGATCCACAGCAGG CTCATTGATCACCTGCTGGCTGGGATAGAGGATGTGGTTGGGTACTGGGGACAGCACTACTGGAAAGATAA gTTTGAGCAGTTCAACAAAAAGTACCTCCGTCGTTTCCTGATACATGAGGACCATCAGGCTCGCTCCAGCATCCTCAGAGTTTACCAGGAGCTCGAAAgaagggagcagagaggtgaCGAGGAGGCACCGCCAAT AGTGGACCCCCACTCCAACAGTCGCCCTCTCTTACCAGAAGAGATGGACAGCATCAGGCGTATCCTCTCCAGAAACCTTCAAAACTTTAACAACAAG CAGACTCCGGCTTACAGCAGACACACTCTGCACCAGGACGCCACCAAAGACAAAATCAGAAGACCTCTTTATAGACACCAGAGTCTGGGAGAAAGATACACATATGATACAATCACACATTGGTCCCAG GCTTTTTACTTTGTTGCTCTTGAGGCCACTTTAGCTTCTCTTTTCTCACCAGTGTGCTCCATGAGCTCAAGGCCCATCCTGCAGGACTGTATGGTCCCAGCAGCCTCAGCTCAGGCTCAGCAAGTGGATCGGAAGACCTCATCCACCAGAGAGGACCGGATCTCCCCACAGCATCAAATACCCATGGGAAGAGCCCCCAAGAAACATCTTAGCTTTTTTTTAGAGAATGAGAAATAG
- the LOC115050197 gene encoding uncharacterized protein LOC115050197, with protein MLGEGFLRILLYKEKRKFASVSKTQPCPHCPDPSESAASDSSIQTDSAEAGSNQEALDVTQAQGLRVMPEHPAGLLIPGWSHAPALDPDFTVCVDDCSLLDQYPDLQVADSGRISHNPLRATFTTHDLYNAVTDVHHHPEWAAKQEPEGDPATSIPDQGYLVMGDSENISLDLPGSGLEPMSNSVLNGLLDKQFEEVYMQHLTENLARCNSHLGNSLLHGLVPPPQPSSGAQGPDSLEACLEEARGDTDKKISYLNTHNATYSSNFSSPVLRISVPDNIHQ; from the exons ATGCTGGGTGAAGGTTTTCTTCGAATTTTGCTTTacaaggagaagagaaaatttGCCTCTGTTTCCAAAACTCAGCCATGCCCTCACTGTCCAGACCCGTCTGAGTCAGCGGCCTCCGACTCAAGTATACAGACCGATTCAGCTGAAGCAG GTTCAAATCAGGAAGCGTTAGATGTCACACAAGCTCAGGGACTGAGAGTGATGCCTGAACATCCTGCAGGCCTCTTAATCCCTGGGTGGTCCCACGCCCCTGCCCTGGACCCTGACTTCACAGTTTGCGTAGATGACTGCAGCCTCCTGGACCAGTATCCAGACCTGCAGGTGGCCGACTCAGGCCGCATCTCACACAACCCACTGAGAGCTACTTTCACCACACATGACCTGTACAATGCTGTCACTGATGTCCACCATCATCCAGAGTGGGCAGCCAAGCAGGAGCCAGAGGGTGACCCTGCTACATCCATACCAGACCAGGGGTATCTGGTTATGGGGGACAGTGAGAACATCAGCCTGGATCTACCCGGATCAGGTCTAGAACCCATGTCAAACTCTGTGCTAAATGGACTTCTGGACAAGCAGTTTGAAGAGGTGTACATGCAGCACCTCACTGAAAACCTGGCTCGATGTAACTCCCACCTGGGGAACAGTCTCCTGCACGGCCTGGTGCCACCGCCGCAGCCCAGCAGTGGGGCACAGGGGCCAGATTCACTGGAGGCCTGTCTGGAAGAAGCCAGAGGAGACACCGACAAGAAGATCAGctatctgaacacacacaacgCAACCTACTCATCCAACTTCAGCTCCCCTGTGCTGAGGATCTCAGTGCCTGACAACATTCATCAATAA